In Symmachiella dynata, the following are encoded in one genomic region:
- a CDS encoding metallophosphoesterase family protein, which yields MAIEQPCRIVAIGDIHGCAHALDAVLAAVDPQPNDTIVCLGDFIDQGRETREAIDTLIALSQRCQVVMLKGNHEEMLLASLGSESAKNSWLMYGGVQTLNSYRFCGDIDVIPAAHLDFIRNCRDYYETDEHIFVHANYLEDAPPEEWPEYVLRWSLLDAPLPGPHMSGKTVIVGHTEQRDGEVLDLGYVKCIDTACYNYGWLTALDVTSGQTWQASRWGVLRESPKEPKPQRWPLAMGAD from the coding sequence ATGGCGATTGAACAACCCTGCCGCATTGTGGCGATCGGCGACATACACGGATGCGCGCACGCGCTCGACGCGGTTTTGGCCGCGGTTGATCCCCAGCCCAATGACACGATTGTTTGCCTGGGCGATTTCATCGATCAAGGGCGCGAAACGAGAGAAGCCATCGACACGCTGATCGCCCTGAGTCAGCGCTGCCAGGTGGTCATGCTCAAGGGGAATCACGAAGAGATGCTACTTGCTTCGCTCGGCAGTGAATCAGCCAAGAACTCCTGGCTGATGTACGGCGGCGTGCAAACGCTCAACTCGTATCGATTCTGTGGCGACATCGATGTGATCCCCGCAGCGCATCTCGACTTCATCCGCAACTGCCGCGACTATTACGAAACGGACGAGCACATCTTCGTGCATGCCAACTATCTGGAGGATGCGCCACCGGAAGAGTGGCCCGAATACGTGCTCCGTTGGTCGCTACTCGACGCCCCCCTGCCCGGCCCGCACATGTCGGGCAAGACGGTCATCGTCGGCCACACTGAACAGCGCGACGGCGAAGTCCTTGACCTGGGTTACGTCAAGTGCATCGACACCGCCTGCTACAACTATGGCTGGCTGACAGCGCTGGATGTGACCAGCGGCCAAACCTGGCAAGCCAGCCGCTGGGGCGTACTGCGCGAATCACCAAAAGAACCCAAACCACAGCGCTGGCCGTTGGCAATGGGTGCGGACTGA
- a CDS encoding Nramp family divalent metal transporter, translated as MSDATNPPSDELVPDEVIPHRTLPPLRYRDMPQPISWKKMIGPSIMLAGLSLGSGEFVMWPYIVYKAGFIFFWACVLGVVTQYFLNMEIERWTLVTGESAITGFCRLSRIWVPVMLLMNILPWAWPGWATGAGTMLSWSIYGPVIRAEAEFADVANAEVPSGLTQHAAISYGETGNGFLTWTGPMTVEQQEQLAAASNAPQFQKAVDEVFSKISNKQGVEYDARYVPYLGIAGLFIVGAILTAGPVVYNTVERIQTILVGLIFVTAIGLGIMIIKPYAIEQMLTGAISFGQMPAKSADLGTMALLGALAFAGAGGTMNLGQSNFIKDKGYGMGQYIGRITSPLTGQEEAISDVGYHFKHTDENMARWRHWWRAAGIEHFFSFFLTCLVCLMLLTLISYSLFYDSKGNPVPGTESYGKGLGFVWGQAELIGTQLGGGVKYAFLLMGIAILLTTELGVLDATARISTDIVKVNLLRDNENWSASRLYFLFLWGEIILGSCILLYGTIDPSFKEPLFLLKTSAAMNGGVMMIYSVLLLYLNNKILSRSLAMTPLRFVAIIWSCAFFGYFTVQALQLSVLPYLFD; from the coding sequence ATGAGTGACGCGACGAATCCGCCGTCCGATGAACTCGTCCCGGACGAAGTCATCCCACACCGGACGTTGCCGCCGCTGCGCTACCGCGATATGCCCCAACCGATTTCCTGGAAGAAGATGATCGGCCCGAGCATTATGCTGGCCGGGTTGTCGCTCGGGTCCGGGGAATTTGTGATGTGGCCCTACATCGTCTACAAAGCGGGCTTCATTTTCTTTTGGGCCTGCGTGTTGGGAGTGGTCACGCAGTATTTCCTCAACATGGAGATTGAACGCTGGACGCTCGTTACGGGCGAAAGCGCGATCACCGGGTTCTGTCGCCTAAGCCGCATCTGGGTGCCGGTGATGCTGCTCATGAACATCCTCCCCTGGGCCTGGCCCGGTTGGGCCACCGGTGCGGGGACCATGCTGAGTTGGTCGATTTACGGACCGGTGATTCGGGCCGAAGCGGAATTCGCAGATGTTGCCAATGCCGAAGTCCCCTCGGGCCTGACCCAGCATGCGGCGATATCGTATGGCGAAACGGGCAACGGATTTCTCACCTGGACCGGGCCGATGACTGTCGAACAACAGGAGCAACTGGCCGCAGCCAGCAATGCGCCGCAGTTTCAAAAAGCCGTCGATGAGGTGTTTTCTAAAATCAGTAACAAACAGGGAGTGGAGTACGATGCGCGGTATGTCCCCTACCTAGGCATCGCTGGACTATTCATCGTGGGCGCAATTCTGACCGCCGGGCCTGTGGTCTACAACACGGTCGAACGCATTCAAACCATTCTCGTCGGCTTGATCTTCGTGACCGCCATCGGCTTGGGCATCATGATCATCAAGCCCTATGCGATTGAGCAGATGCTGACCGGCGCGATCAGTTTCGGGCAAATGCCTGCTAAATCGGCCGACTTGGGGACGATGGCTTTGCTCGGCGCGTTGGCCTTTGCCGGGGCAGGGGGGACGATGAATCTTGGGCAGAGTAATTTCATCAAAGACAAAGGTTACGGCATGGGGCAATACATCGGCCGCATCACCAGCCCGCTCACCGGCCAGGAAGAAGCGATCAGCGACGTCGGTTATCACTTCAAGCATACCGACGAAAACATGGCCCGTTGGCGGCATTGGTGGCGGGCGGCAGGGATTGAGCACTTCTTCAGTTTCTTTCTTACCTGTCTGGTCTGTCTGATGCTGCTGACGTTGATTTCGTATTCGCTCTTTTACGATTCCAAAGGCAATCCGGTTCCCGGCACCGAAAGCTACGGCAAAGGGCTGGGCTTTGTTTGGGGGCAGGCGGAGCTGATCGGAACGCAACTCGGCGGGGGCGTGAAATACGCGTTCTTGCTGATGGGCATCGCCATATTGCTGACAACCGAATTAGGCGTCCTAGACGCCACGGCCCGGATCTCTACCGACATCGTCAAAGTGAACCTACTCCGCGACAATGAAAACTGGTCCGCCAGCCGTTTGTATTTTCTGTTTCTGTGGGGCGAAATCATTCTCGGCTCGTGCATCTTGCTGTACGGCACGATCGACCCCTCATTCAAGGAACCGTTGTTCTTGCTCAAAACATCGGCGGCGATGAATGGCGGCGTGATGATGATTTATTCGGTGTTGTTGTTGTATTTGAACAACAAAATTCTTTCGCGCAGTCTCGCAATGACGCCGCTGCGATTCGTGGCGATCATCTGGTCATGCGCATTCTTCGGCTACTTTACGGTCCAAGCGCTACAGCTTTCTGTTTTACCCTACTTGTTTGATTGA